The following proteins are encoded in a genomic region of Oryza brachyantha chromosome 11, ObraRS2, whole genome shotgun sequence:
- the LOC102716631 gene encoding ferritin-1, chloroplastic-like produces MLPRVAASSPPAAVPPPQIAGAPAFVSLPVPRVAGAAPVCRAAGKGKEVLSGVLFQPFEELKGELALVPQAKDLSLARQKFVDECEAAINEQINVEYNASYAYHSLFAYFDRDNVALKGFAKFFKESSDEEREHAEKLMKYQNMRGGRVRLQSIVTPLTEFDHPEKGDALYAMELALALEKLVNEKLHNLHSVATRCNDPQLTDFVESEFLEEQVEAIKKISEYVAQLRRVGQGHGVWHFDQKLLEEEA; encoded by the exons ATGCTTCCTAGGgttgccgcctcctctccgcccgccgccgtgccgcccccCCAGATCGCCGGCGCGCCCGCTTTTGTCAGCCTTCCTGTGCCGCGTGTTGCTGGAGCCGCGCCGGTGTGCAGGGCGGCgggaaaggggaaggaggTGCTCAGCGGCGTGCTGTTCCAGCCGTTCGAGGAGCTCAAGGGGGAGCTCGCCCTCGTCCCGCAGGCCAAGGACCTGTCTCTTGCTAGGCAAAAGTTCGTCGACGAGTGCGAGGCCGCCATCAACGAGCAGATCAA TGTGGAGTACAATGCGTCGTACGCGTACCACTCCCTCTTCGCCTACTTCGACCGTGACAACGTTGCTCTCAAGGGCTTCGCCAA ATTCTTCAAGGAATCCAGCGATGAGGAGAGGGAGCACGCTGAGAAGCTCATGAAGTACCAG AACATGCGTGGAGGAAGGGTGAGGCTCCAGTCCATTGTCACGCCCTTAACAGAGTTCGACCATCCTGAGAAAGGCGATGCATTGTATG CTATGGAGTTGGCTTTGGCGCTTGAGAAGCTGGTCAACGAGAAGTTGCACAACCTGCACAGT GTAGCAACAAGGTGCAATGATCCCCAGCTAACTGACTTTGTTGAGAGTGAATTCCTTGAGGAGCAG GTTGAAGCCATCAAGAAGATCTCTGAGTACGTTGCCCAGCTCAGAAGAGTGGGACAGGGGCATG GGGTGTGGCACTTTGATCAGAAGCTGCTTGAGGAGGAGGCTTGA